Proteins from a genomic interval of Rubinisphaera italica:
- a CDS encoding recombinase family protein: MMECTVNTNSQTHGPLFFKAPHGRCQDKPDTRCLGAIAWMLQTLDRWLEPVIKPVRRRDPLSVLIAVAMCAYVLLFACCIAYESPGSDQPQDCSSALAAAAPISARRRKQARREQEIEDLPDVAASYSRYSSNMQSDNSIEQQQRKCHDSAATCGHVICPQLEFADRAVSGTKRERTDLNRMLDAASQRQFTTLYLYSLSRLARESVITLSMLKKLVHSYGIRVICVAESIDTDKKGWELIASIYAAIHEQYIKELGAGVFRGHEQNLLNEYSTGDWCFGFGSKDVPGTEASRRGRHAKPRKTYVINDDHAEWVLQIFYWFVDEDRTIGWIVRELNRLKAPKDHRSTTPEWHHQLVVNLLENEKYIGIWPWGENQNHRDPETGKVQQKRRPAEECEQYTREFPHLRIIDDPTFERAQQKLSENAEKWEKHRNDEGQIQGSSSECNGRAKPRLLAGLLKCAQCGRPFHSTGKKVYCPGGKRGTCEVVTSASLELVESKVLEAIGSVLEGEDDWFNLVYMELLAFHDDFQKRVPDAILAKQRELNDLDGRIDRLLDQVELGHAPSDLNRRLEQRRTERQDVAKELDDLKSEANSHRSLPSRDWLREQLASLSESLNSEAPVANSALKKLMPSGISMELNGEPRRRSTFFRGHCSIHINGVCETLGAGFCSEEDAGDAFPISIDFKDHDELNHQHEMALKMYNEGRPEFEIAEELGVSRSRVTAILKQGFEDRGEVKPDGRSRRATLERKHKKRPLYQKIADEVMEMFDAGALLGEIAKHIGIDRNTVTSAVKYWHEKHGLPAPDGRTRRKALDTKSSRS, from the coding sequence ATGATGGAATGCACCGTCAATACCAATTCGCAAACTCACGGCCCACTGTTTTTCAAAGCTCCACATGGACGCTGCCAAGATAAGCCGGACACGCGTTGTCTCGGCGCGATTGCCTGGATGCTGCAGACGTTGGATCGTTGGCTGGAACCTGTCATAAAACCTGTTCGCCGTCGCGACCCGTTATCCGTGCTGATCGCTGTCGCGATGTGTGCCTACGTTCTGTTATTCGCTTGTTGTATTGCATACGAGTCACCAGGCTCAGATCAGCCGCAGGATTGTAGCTCGGCGCTCGCCGCCGCTGCCCCGATCTCAGCACGGCGTCGGAAACAGGCACGTCGCGAACAAGAAATTGAAGACTTGCCGGACGTGGCGGCCAGCTATTCCCGTTATAGCTCCAACATGCAAAGTGATAACAGCATCGAACAGCAGCAGCGGAAATGTCATGACTCCGCGGCAACGTGCGGGCACGTCATCTGTCCACAGTTGGAGTTTGCCGATCGAGCTGTCTCGGGGACTAAGAGGGAACGGACAGATTTGAATCGCATGCTGGACGCGGCGAGTCAACGACAATTTACAACACTCTACCTGTACAGTCTGAGTCGACTGGCTCGGGAATCGGTCATTACCTTGTCGATGTTGAAGAAACTGGTCCATTCCTATGGGATTCGTGTGATCTGCGTCGCCGAATCAATCGACACGGACAAGAAAGGGTGGGAGTTGATTGCGTCGATCTATGCCGCCATCCACGAGCAGTACATCAAAGAGTTGGGCGCTGGCGTCTTTCGGGGACATGAGCAAAATCTTCTTAACGAGTATTCGACAGGTGATTGGTGTTTTGGCTTTGGCTCAAAGGACGTTCCCGGCACAGAAGCCAGCCGTCGCGGACGTCATGCCAAACCTCGCAAAACTTACGTCATCAATGACGACCATGCGGAATGGGTCTTGCAAATCTTCTATTGGTTTGTGGATGAAGATCGCACAATCGGCTGGATCGTTCGAGAATTGAATCGACTGAAGGCTCCTAAGGACCATCGTTCAACCACACCGGAATGGCATCATCAGCTCGTTGTCAACTTGCTTGAAAATGAAAAATATATTGGGATCTGGCCCTGGGGAGAAAACCAGAATCACCGCGATCCTGAAACAGGGAAGGTTCAGCAGAAGCGCCGACCTGCCGAAGAATGCGAGCAGTACACGCGAGAATTTCCGCATTTGCGGATCATTGACGACCCGACGTTCGAGAGGGCACAGCAAAAGCTCAGTGAAAATGCAGAAAAATGGGAGAAGCACCGTAACGACGAAGGGCAGATTCAGGGATCGTCATCCGAGTGCAACGGTCGTGCGAAACCTCGGCTGTTGGCCGGGCTTCTGAAGTGTGCCCAATGTGGTCGGCCCTTCCATTCAACAGGCAAGAAGGTTTATTGTCCAGGTGGGAAACGCGGAACCTGCGAGGTTGTGACATCGGCATCACTGGAGTTGGTTGAATCGAAGGTTTTGGAGGCCATCGGGAGCGTGCTTGAGGGAGAAGACGACTGGTTCAATCTGGTTTACATGGAATTGCTGGCGTTTCACGATGACTTTCAAAAACGCGTTCCCGATGCCATTCTTGCCAAACAGCGTGAACTGAACGACCTCGACGGACGTATTGATCGCCTGCTCGATCAGGTCGAGTTGGGGCATGCTCCCAGCGATCTCAATCGCCGGTTGGAGCAGCGCAGAACTGAACGTCAAGACGTTGCAAAGGAACTTGACGACCTAAAATCCGAAGCTAATAGTCACCGTTCTCTACCGTCAAGAGATTGGTTGCGAGAGCAACTGGCATCGTTGAGCGAGAGCCTAAATAGTGAGGCTCCTGTTGCCAATTCGGCTTTGAAGAAATTGATGCCTAGCGGAATTTCGATGGAGTTAAATGGTGAACCGCGGCGTCGCAGCACATTCTTCCGTGGCCATTGCTCGATTCACATCAATGGCGTGTGCGAGACGCTTGGGGCTGGCTTCTGCTCCGAGGAAGACGCTGGCGATGCCTTTCCCATCAGCATTGACTTCAAAGACCATGACGAACTCAATCATCAGCATGAAATGGCTCTGAAGATGTACAACGAGGGGCGTCCTGAGTTTGAGATTGCCGAAGAACTGGGTGTCAGCCGCAGTCGTGTCACGGCCATCCTGAAACAGGGATTTGAGGACCGCGGTGAGGTGAAGCCCGATGGCCGCAGCCGCCGCGCGACGCTGGAGCGGAAGCACAAAAAACGACCGCTTTATCAAAAGATCGCCGATGAAGTGATGGAGATGTTCGACGCTGGTGCACTACTTGGCGAGATTGCCAAACATATCGGGATCGATCGCAATACAGTGACCAGTGCCGTCAAGTATTGGCATGAAAAACATGGTCTGCCGGCCCCGGATGGTCGTACCCGGCGGAAGGCACTCGACACCAAGTCCAGCCGGTCGTAA